A window of the Callospermophilus lateralis isolate mCalLat2 chromosome 7, mCalLat2.hap1, whole genome shotgun sequence genome harbors these coding sequences:
- the Mrpl9 gene encoding large ribosomal subunit protein bL9m, producing MAAAALAAPRGSPLLAAGARLLLGRGRQPLWPRPAGRPPALERDLSLSHRRGTVIVERWWKVPLAGEGRQPRLHRRHRVYKLVEDTKHQPKENLELILTRSVENLGVRGDLVSVSKSLGRNRLLPQGLAVYASPENRKLFEEEKLLRQEGKLERIQTKAGEATVKFLRDCHLEVGMKNNVKWELNSEIVARHFLKNLGVVVAPHALKLPEEPITRWGEYWCEVTVNGLDTVRVPMSVVNFEKPRTKRYKFWLAQQAAKGLTSTSSQTV from the exons ATGGCGGCCGCCGCGCTCGCCGCTCCCCGCGGCTCTCCGCTGCTGGCGGCTGGTGCGCGGCTACTGCTAGGACGAGGACGGCAGCCGCTCTGGCCGCGACCTGCCGGGCGCCCCCCGGCCCTGGAGCGCGACCTCAGCCTCTCCCACCGTCGG GGCACGGTGATCGTGGAGCGCTGGTGGAAGGTGCCGCTGGCCGGGGAGGGCCGCCAGCCGCGTCTGCATCGGCGACACCGCGTCTACAAGCTGGTGGAGGACACGAAACACCAGCCAAAGGAGAACCTGGAGCTCATCCTCACGCGGTCTGTGGAGA ACCTTGGAGTCCGCGGTGACCTGGTTTCAGTCAGCAAGTCTTTGGGTCGCAATCGGCTCCTTCCCCAAGGACTCGCCGTGTACGCATCCCCTGAAAACCGAAAGCTGTTCGAAGAAGAGAAATTG CTGAGACAAGAAGGAAAATTAGAGAGGATCCAGACCAAGGCAGGCGAGGCG ACAGTGAAATTTCTGAGAGACTGTCACTTGGAGGTAGGAATGAAGAACAATGTCAAATGGGAGCTGAATTCTGAAATAGTTGCCCGCCACTTCCTTAAGAAT cttgGTGTCGTGGTTGCCCCTCATGCATTGAAACTACCAGAGGAGCCTATCACACGGTGGGGCGAGTACTGGTGTGAGGTGACG GTCAATGGGCTTGACACCGTGAGAGTTCCTATGTCTGTGGTAAACtttgaaaagcccaggaccaaaaGATATAAGTTCTGGCTGGCCCAACAAGCTGCCAAGGGCCTGACCTCCACCAGTTCCCAGACTGTCTGA
- the Oaz3 gene encoding LOW QUALITY PROTEIN: ornithine decarboxylase antizyme 3 (The sequence of the model RefSeq protein was modified relative to this genomic sequence to represent the inferred CDS: deleted 1 base in 1 codon) — MSLREKMLPWCYPYKSYTYKEHEDLTLRPRCCLQCSESPVGLQVGRSAEQGKDHNQLKELYSAGNLTVLTTDPLLHQNPVQLDFHFRLTPKTSTHWHGLLSDHRLFLDIPFRALDQGNRESLTATLEYVEEKTNVDSVFVNFQNDRKDRGALLRAFSYMGFEVVRPDHPALPPWGNVIFMVYPLERDLGHLPSEPP; from the exons ATGAGCCTCCGGGAGAAGATGCTGCCTTGGTGTTATCCTTATAAAAG TTACACTTACAAGGAACACGAGGATTTGACCCTCAGGCCCCGCTGCTGCCTCCAGTGCTCC GAGTCCCCAGTAGGCCTCCAGGTGGGCAGAAGTGCTGAGCAGGGAAAAGACCACAACCAGCTTAAAGAACTGTACTCG GCTGGGAACCTGACAGTGCTCACTACTGACCCCCTGCTCCACCAGAATCCAGTACAATTAGACTTCCACTTCCGCCTCACCCCCAAGACCTCCACCCACTGGCACGGCCTTCTTAGTGACCACCGGCTCTTCCTGGATATCCCATTTCGGGCCTTGGATCAGGGCAACCGGGAAAG TTTGACAGCAACACTGGAGTATGTGGAGGAGAAAACCAATGTGGACTccgtgtttgtgaacttccaaaATGATCGGAAGGACAGAG GTGCTCTGCTGCGGGCCTTCAGCTACATGGGCTTTGAAGTGGTCAGACCAGATCATCCTGCCCTCCCTCCCTGGGGCAATGTCATCTTTATGGTGTACCCCCTTGAAAGGGACCTTGGCCATCTGCCCAGTGAGCCTCCCTAA